From Streptomyces sp. NBC_00775, one genomic window encodes:
- a CDS encoding aminoglycoside phosphotransferase family protein: protein MSRTVSAWVTSGGDFLGVAGPFPVDIPWWSEVEPVIGHLEGLLGVPVLVLRLVDVDGGAGGRDGHVTYHVEALARPAPGLLDRLPVDQGLLNGPQVLRAPWARADGLRDLLAWAADTLASAGRPVTGPVEQRRTWNLAGLFRLPTARGTVWLKTTPRFAADESTVVGAFARVDPGLVATVLGSGEHRMLMEHIPGEDCWQASSETVTAVMERFVAAQTALASAPLPGIRDWRAPVLTAQLQELLDGPVARELDAQEIARARELMNRWDLLAECGLPDTLVHGDFHPGNWRGAGGAPVVVDFADAHWGNPVLDGLRVHDFLPGPRRAQAARAWTDAWKARVPAADPARALALAEPLAHLTYAVRYQEFLDGIEPSERRYHRGDPADEIRAAVRCAEQPSPYLGPAPDLGPASTSWPAATPHGRIN, encoded by the coding sequence GTGAGCCGAACCGTGAGCGCATGGGTGACCTCGGGCGGGGACTTCCTCGGTGTCGCCGGACCCTTCCCCGTGGACATCCCCTGGTGGTCGGAGGTGGAACCGGTCATCGGCCATCTGGAGGGGCTGCTCGGCGTTCCGGTGCTGGTCCTGCGTCTCGTCGACGTCGACGGCGGTGCGGGCGGACGGGACGGCCATGTGACGTACCACGTCGAGGCGTTGGCGCGCCCCGCGCCCGGACTGCTCGACCGACTCCCCGTAGATCAGGGCCTGTTGAACGGTCCCCAGGTGTTGCGGGCGCCGTGGGCGCGGGCCGACGGTCTGCGCGACCTCCTCGCTTGGGCGGCCGACACGCTGGCCTCGGCGGGGCGGCCGGTGACCGGTCCGGTCGAGCAGCGCCGTACATGGAATCTGGCCGGACTCTTCCGGCTGCCCACGGCGCGGGGCACGGTCTGGCTCAAGACGACACCGCGCTTCGCGGCCGACGAGAGCACGGTCGTGGGCGCGTTCGCGCGGGTCGACCCCGGTCTGGTCGCAACCGTCCTCGGATCCGGCGAGCACCGCATGCTGATGGAGCACATACCCGGCGAGGACTGCTGGCAGGCGTCGTCCGAGACGGTCACCGCCGTCATGGAGCGCTTCGTGGCGGCGCAGACAGCGCTGGCTTCCGCACCTTTGCCCGGCATCCGGGACTGGCGTGCGCCGGTCCTCACCGCACAGCTCCAGGAGCTGCTCGACGGACCGGTCGCGCGGGAGCTGGACGCCCAAGAGATCGCCCGCGCAAGGGAGTTGATGAACCGCTGGGACCTCCTCGCCGAGTGCGGACTGCCCGACACGCTCGTGCACGGCGACTTCCATCCCGGCAACTGGCGCGGTGCCGGTGGCGCACCCGTGGTCGTGGACTTCGCCGACGCCCACTGGGGCAACCCGGTCCTGGACGGACTGCGTGTCCACGACTTCCTCCCCGGGCCGCGTCGCGCGCAGGCCGCCCGCGCCTGGACCGACGCCTGGAAGGCGCGGGTCCCGGCCGCCGATCCGGCGCGCGCCCTCGCCCTCGCCGAGCCACTCGCCCATCTCACGTACGCCGTCCGCTACCAGGAGTTCCTCGACGGCATCGAGCCTTCGGAGCGGCGCTACCATCGGGGAGATCCGGCGGACGAGATCCGCGCGGCGGTGCGGTGCGCCGAGCAGCCGAGCCCGTACCTCGGCCCCGCCCCGGACCTCGGCCCCGCGAGCACCTCTTGGCCGGCAGCCACTCCGCACGGCAGGATCAACTGA